The DNA region GAGCCCCTGGGCGGGCACCGGCGGAACGTAGCCCTCCCACTCGATCGGCGTCCTGTTCGCGCGCGCCTTCTCCAGCGTCAACATCGGCCGCTCGTTCTTCTGAGCGTGCCGTTCGCGCAGCGACGCGTAGTCCTTCGCAGTTGCCTCCAGCAGGGAACCGCGCTGCCGCTCATCGAGCAACGCGGCGGCGACCGGAACCGACCGCGACGCGTCCTTGACCCAGACCACCGGACCGCTACGACGCGGCGCCACCTTCACCGCCGTGTGCGCGCGCGAGGTGGTCGCACCGCCGATCAGCAGCGGGATCTCCAAGCCTTCGCGTTCCATCTCGACGGCGAAATTGACCATCTCGTCCAGTGACGGGGTGATCAGGCCCGACAGCCCGATGATATCGGCGTCGTGCTCCTTGGCCGCGTCCAGGATCTTCTGTGCGGGCACCATCACACCGAGGTCGATCACTTCGAAGTTGTTGCACTGCAACACAACCCCGACAATGTTCTTGCCGATGTCGTGGACATCGCCCTTCACCGTCGCCATGATGATCGTGCCGTTGGTGTCCTTCGCAGCTTTTTCATTTCCCGTCGCTGCGCTCGCCCCGGCGGCCGCGAGCTCTTCTTTCTCCGCCTCGATGTAGGGCAGCAGGTACGCCACGGCCTTCTTCATCACCCGGGCCGACTTCACCACCTGTGGCAGGAACATCTTTCCCGCACCGAACAGGTCACCGACGACGTTCATGCCGTCCATCAGCGGACCCTCGATCACCTCGATCGGCCGGCCACCGGCGGCGGCGATCTCGGCTCGCAATTCCTCGGTGTCGTCGTCGACATGGGCGTCGATGCCCTTGACCAGCGCGTGGGTGATCCGCTCGCGGACCGGCAGGCTGCGCCACTGGGCCGCAGCTTTGTCCTCGACTTCGCCCGAGTTCTTCGTATTGAACCTCTCGGCGATCTCCAGCAGGCGCTCGGCGGCATCGTCGCGACGGTTCAGCACGACGTCCTCGATGCGGTCCCGCAGCTCGGGGTCGATCGAGTCGTAAGGCACCAGCGCGCCGGCATTGACGATGCCCATGTCCAGACCGGCTTTGATCGCGTGGAACAGGAACACCGCGTGGATCGCTTCGCGCACCGGGTTGTTGCCACGGAAGGAGAACGACACGTTGGAGATACCGCCGGAGATGTGCACCCCGGGCAGGTTCTCCTTGATCCAGGCACAGGCCTCGATGAAGTCGATGCCGTAGGTCGCGTGCTCCTCGATGCCCGTGGCCAGCGCGAAGCAGTTGGGGTCGAAAATGATGTCCTCGGCCGGGAAGCCGACCTCTTCGGTCAGGATCCGGTAGGCGCGCCCGCAGATCTCCTTGCGGCGCTCCAGGTTGTCGGCCTGCCCTTGCTCGTCGAAGGCCATCACGACGACCGCGGCACCGTACTTGCGGCACAGCTGGGCCTCCCGGATGAACTTCTCCTCGCCCTCCTTCAGCGAGATCGAGTTGACGATCGGCTTGCCTTGCACGTTCTTCAGGCCTGCCTCGATGACCTCCCATTTCGACGAGTCGATCATCACCGGGACCCGGCTGATGTCCGGCTCGGCCGCGATCAGCTTGGTGAACCGGTCCATCGCGGCGACGCCGTCGATCATGCCCTCGTCCATGTTGATGTCGATGACCTGGGCACCGACCTCGACCTGCTGGAGGGCAACCGACAACGCAGTGTCGTAGTCCTCGGCCTTGATCAGGTTGCGGAACCGGGCGGAACCGGTGATGTTGGTGCGCTCACCGATGTTGACGAACAGCGAATCGTCGGTGATGTTGAGCGGCTCCAGGCCCGACAGCCGGGTGGCCACCGGAATCTCGGGCAGCTTGCGGGGCGGCTTGCCCTCGACGACCTTGGCGATCTCGGCGATGTGCGGTGGTGCCGTCCCGCAGCACCCACCAACCAGGTTGACCAGGCCGGCCTCGGCGAACTCGGCGATGTAGCCGGCCTGGCGCTGCGGGGACTCGTCGTACTCACCGAAGGCATTGGGCAGTCCGGCGTTCGGGTAGCAGGAGACGAAGGTGTCCGCGATCCGCGCCATCTCGGCGATGTAGGGCCGCATCTCTGGTGCCCCCAGCGCGCAGTTCAGGCCCACCGCGATCGGCTTGGCGTGCCTGATCGCATTCCAGAACGCTTCGGTGACCTGGCCGGACAACGTCCGTCCGGACGCATCGGTGATGGTGCCGGAGATGATCACCGGCCAACGACGTCCACGGTTTTCGAACAACGTCTCCACGGCGAACACCGCGGCTTTGGCGTTGAGCGAATCGAAGATCGTCTCGATGAGAATGATGTCGGAACCACCGTCGACCAGGCCGTTGGCTGCCTCGAGGTAGGCGGCGACCAATTGATCGTAGGAGACGTTGCGGGCACCGGGGTCGTTGACGTCCGGAGAGATCGACGCGGTGCGGGTGGTCGGGCCGAGGGTGCCGGCCACGTAGCGGGGCTTGTCCGGGGTGCTGAACTCGTCGCATGCCGCCCGCGCCAGGGCAGCGCCGACATAGTTCAGCTCGTAGCTCAGTTCGGCCATGTCGTAGTCGGACATCGAGATCGCGTTCGCGTTGAACGTGTTGGTCTCCAGGATGTCGGCGCCGGCCTGGAGGTACTCGCGGTGGATTCCCTCGATGATGTGCGGCTGCGTCAGGTTGAGCAGGTCGTTGTTGCCGACCAGATCGCTCGGCCAGTCCTTGAATCGCTCGCCCCGGTAACCGGCTTCGTCGGGGCGGTCGCGTTGAATCGCCGTGCCCATCGCGCCGTCGATCACCACGATCCGCTGGCGCAGCGCGGCGGTGAGTTCGTCGGTGCAGTCGGGGCGGATGTTCGGCACGAAGGTGGTCGACCCTGAGGTGTTCGACTCGACGGCGTTCACGTGCGCTCCTTCCATGAGAGGAAGGCGTCCTTGACTCTGCCGAGCGTGGCGGCTACCGGCAATGACCCGGCACCGTTGCAACGCCTCTCGACCACGAAAGTCTACGTGCTCACTCGATCAACGTCAGGGACGCCCAACCGGCTGCGGTTCATTCTCTCAACCACGACGGGTCGCGATCGATTCCGGTGGCGGGTTGATGCCCGTCGCAGGACCCGCCCAGGGCTTACGCTGGCATTGTGACCCCCTCGGATTTCCGTGGTCCGAAGCGATCCGACCTGCCCGATCTGCGCGACACCATCGTCGTGGCGGCGTTCGAGGGCTGGAACGACGCAGGTGATGCCGCCAGCGACGCGCTCGAACACCTCGACGCCATCTGGCATGCCGAGACGATCGTGGAGATCGACGACGAGGCCTACTACGACTACCAGGTCAATCGGCCGGTGATCCGCCAGGTCGACGGGGTCACTCGTGAATTGGTCTGGCCGTCGATGCGCATCGCGTACTGCCGTCCGCCAGGCTCTGACCGTGACATCGTGCTGATGCACGGCGTGGAACCCAACATGCGTTGGCGCACCTTCTGCGCGGAGCTGCTGGCCATCGCCGACAAGCTCAACGTCCAGACCGTGGTCATCCTGGGGGCGTTACTGGCCGATACCCCGCACACCAGGCCGGTGCCGGTGTCGGGCTCGGCGTACTCGTCGGACTCGGCCAAGACGTTCGGGCTCGAGGAGACCCGCTACGAGGGGCCCACCGGAATCGCCGGGGTGTTCCAGGACGCTTGCGTGCAAGCCGGGATTCCGGCGGTGACGTTCTGGGCGGCGGTGCCGCACTATGTCTCGCAGCCACCCAGCCCCAAGGCGACCGTCGCGCTGTTACGACGGGTGGAGGACGTTCTTGACGTCGAGGTACCGCTGGCCGACCTGCCCGCGCAGGCCGAGGAGTGGGAACAGGCAGTCAGCGAGATGACCGCCGAGGATGACGAGATTGCCGAATACGTGCAGTCGCTCGAGGAGCGCGGCGACGCGGAAATCGACGTCAACGAGGCGATGGGCAAGATCGACGGGGATGCATTGGCTGCGGAGTTCGAACGCTACCTGCGCCGTCGCGGACGGTGAGGGTCGGCCTACCGCTGGCGGAAGCGGCTCAGATAGTCGTCCCAGTCCCAGCTGGTCAGGAACTCCTCGGCGGCCTCCCAGCCTTTCCCGTAGAGGCTGCGCTTGTCCTGCTCGGACAGGTCGAAGTTCAGCACGCCGACCGAACTGGTGTCGACGCGCACCGTGCGGGCACTGACCCACGGTTGATTCAGGTGGGCCTGGTCGCGGCCGACCAGGATCGTGGTCACCACCTGTTCGAGGAGGGTCGGTCCGAACACGTGCAGTGGATGCAGCGCCGGGATCACCGCGGCGTTCTCGGCCGGCAGGTCGGGCAGCAGCGTGATCCCGAAAGTCGGCCACCGGGGGCTTTCGCCGTCGGTGCGGTCCAGCGAGTCGATCGGGAAGTTCGACAGCAACCCGCCGTCGACCAGCCGTGACGTTCGGCCGTCGGCGCTGGTCAGCTCCTCGGGACGGTAGAAGAACGGGATTGCGGTCGAGGCGCGCACCGCATCGGCGATCGACTGCTCATCCGGGTCGAGGCCGTAGATCCGCTGGTAGTCCCACGGCAGCCGCACGAGCTGACCCAGCGTCACATCGGCCACGGTGACCACCAGCCGGTAGCGCTGCTCCGGCGGCAGGGTCGGGTCGTCGAGAGCCAGATCGGCGAAGGTCGTCACGCCGAACTCGGCAAGGCGGTCGGCGACCCACCGCCGCAACGCATCGCCGCGGTAGATGCCGCCACCGCTGAGTGCCCCCCACGCCGGTCCGATCAGCGGCAGCCGTTCCACCGGGCCGGGGTCGAGGAATTCGCGGTAGTCCAGCCCCATAGCGAGCTCGGTCAGCTGTGTCACCGACAGCGCTCCGCTGCGGGTGGCCGCCGCCAGCACCGCACCGACCAGCGCTCCCGCCGAGGTTCCGGAGATGCGCCGGGGCCGGTAGCCGGCCTCGACGAGGGCGGCCGCCGCACCGACCAGGCCGATACCTTTGACTCCCCCACCGGAGAGCACCAGATCAGCCTGATGATGTGCCACGCGAGTGCCCTTACAACTGCACACCGAGCAGCGCGTCGACCGCGGTGGCGACCGTCGCGCCCGCTGTCTCGTCGTGGCCGCCGTAGGACAACGCGTCGGTGGTCCAACCATCAACGGCGGCAAGCGCTTTGGGAGTGTCCAGGTCATCGGCGAGGTAGCGGCGCACCCGCGCCACCAGATCGCCGGCGTCGGGTGCGCCGGTCAGTGCGGTGGCGCTGCGCCAGCGGTGCAGCCGGCGGTTGGCGTCATCGAGCACGTCGGGACTCCAGAAGCGATCCTCGCGGTAGTGCCCGGCCAGCAGACCGAGGCGCACCGCCGAGGGGTCCACGCCGTCGCGGCGCAGCGCTGAGACCAGCACCAGGTTTCCGCGGCTCTTCGACATCTTGTGGCCGTCCCAGCCGATCATGCCGGCGTGCACGTAATGCCGGGCGAAGCGCCGCTCACCGGTGACGCACTCGGCGTGGGCGGCCGAGAATTCATGATGCGGAAAAATCAGGTCGCTCCCGCCGCCCTGGATGTCCAGACCGGTCCCGATACGGCTGAGCGCGATCGCGGCGCATTCGACGTGCCAACCTGGTCTGCCCGGTCCGAAAGGTGACGGCCAGCTGGGTTCGTCGGGGCGCGCCGAGCGCCACAGCAGGGCGTCGAGCGGGTCGCTCTTGCCCGGACGCTCGGGGTCACCGCCACGTTCGGCGAACAGTTCCAGCATGGTGTCGCGGTCGTAGCCGGACTCGTACCCGAACTGCACGGTGGCCCCGGCGTGGAAGTAGACGTCGGGGTACTGCGGGTCGTCGACGACGTAGGCGGCGCCCGCAGCCAGCAGCTTCTCGACCACCTCGATCACCTCGGCGACGGCCTCGGTGGCGGCGACGTAGTCGTGTGGCGGCATCACCCGCATCGCCGCCATGTCCTCGCGGAACAGGTCGGTCTCCCGGTCGGCGAGCTCGCGCCAGCCGATGCCGTCGCGTTGGGCGCGCTCGAACAACGGATCGTCGACGTCGGTGATGTTCTGTACGTAATGCACCTGGTGACCGAGATCGAGCAGCACCCGGTGGACCAGGTCGAAGGTCAGGTAGGTAGCCGCGTGACCCAGGTGGGTGGCGTCATAGGGCGTGATGCCGCAGACGTACATGGTGGCGGTGGCGCCCGGGGTGACCGGCCGGATCTGCCGGTCGGCACTGTCGTAGAGCCGCAACTGCGGACCCTTCCCAGGCAGCACCGGAACACTCGGCGCCGACCACGATTGCATAGTCCCGACTCTAGACATCGCCGTGTGTGACACCGCGGACGGCTGTTTCATTCCTCGACTTCCGGGTTCAGCGCAGCTACCGGTTGCGGTAGGCCGACCAGATGGCCTCGAGCAGCACCGGGGCCAGCTCCGGGCGACACATCAGCAGATCCGGCAGGTAGGGGTCGCGGCGGTTGTACACCAACGGGGAACCGTCGATGCGCGACGCGTGCATCCCGGCAGCCCACAACACCCCCGCCGGAGCTGCGGAGTCCCACTCCCACTGCCCGCCTGCGTGGATGTAGGCGTCGACCTCACCGCGGACCACCGCCATCGCCTTGGCGCCCGCCGAACCGATGCGCACCAGCTGGATGTCGAGGTGGTCGCGCAGGTACCACAGCACGGCCGGGGGTCTGTTGGCGCTGGCGGTGATGCGGATCGGCCCGTCGGCGCGCGGCGGAGGGCCGACCACGGTGTCGGACCGGTACACCTCACCGCGTGCAGGTAGGGCCACCGCTGCATCGGTGATGGCCCCGCCGCCGTCTCGGCGCTGCCAGAGTGCGATATGCACAGCCCAGTCAGCACGACCGGGCATCGAGTACTCGTGGGTGCCGTCGACGGGATCGACGATCCACACCCGGTCGGCCTCGACACGTGCCAGGTCGTCGGTGGCCTCCTCGGACAGCACCGCATCCTGCGGCCGCTCGCGGCGCAGCCGGTCGAGGATCAGCGTGTTGGCGCGGCGGTCGCCGGCATCTCCGAGGTCGTAGGGATCCCAGTAGCCGATCTGCTCACGCATCGCCAGCAGCAGCTCACCGGCTTGGGCGGCCACCTCGGCGGCCAGCGCGGCATCGGTGTGGGTCACCGAGAAAGTAGATCATGTCAAAATGCGGGCCACGGTATGGGCCGTCGCCGGTCCGGTGTGGGCATCACCGGGTTCTGCAGCAGGCCAACGACTCTGGCACGCAGCGCAGCGACCTCGGCGGAGGTGAGATGCGCGCGCAGTTCGGCGCCGAGCGGACCGGCCAGCGCCTGCTGCAGGCACCCGACGTCGGCCAGCACGGCGTCGTCGATCGGTTTGCCGGCCCACCCCCACAGCACGGTGCGCAGTTTGTCCTCGACGTGCAGGGTGACGCCATGGTCCACGCCGTAGACGTTGCCGTCCACCCCGCACAGCACGTGACCGCCCTTGCGGTCGGCATTGTTGATCAACACGTCGAACACCGCCAGCCGGCGTAGCCGGTCATCGTCGGCGTGCACCAGCGTGACTTCGTTGCCGGCATAGTCATAGGCCTGTAGCACCGGGAGGAACCCGACCGGTACCGAGCCGGCAGGCACCAGGTCGACCAGATCGGGACCGGCAGTGGCTTCGGCGTCCTCGGTGTCTTCGGTGTCGGTGGGCTGTTCCACCCAGCGCTGCAGCATGCCCAGACCTGCCGGACCGTCGCGGATGATGGTGTACGGGACCAGATTCCAGCCCAGCGCAGCCGAGACCAGGTAGGCGCCGCGCTCTCGGCCGGCCAGCGTGCCATCGGGAAAGTCCCACAGCGGCGCCTCGCCGGCGACGGGCTTGTACACGCAGTGCACGCTGCGGTCGGCCAGTGTCGCCTCGCACAGGAATGTCGCGTTGCTGGCCGACCGAATCCGGCCGATCACGGTGAGCTCACCGCTCTGCAGCACCGCGCCGTCACCGGTTGCCGGCTCAGGCAATGTCGTCATCCTCGGCGCCCCCACCCAGAGCGCCGCGGCGGTAGCCGTTGGTCCGGACACAGATGTGGCCCTCGGGGTCCAGCGGTTCCTCACACAACGGGCAAGGCGGCCGCCCGGCCGAGATCACCCGATTCGAGCGCGTCGCGAACTGGCGGGCCGATTCCGGGGTGAGGAACACGCGCACCGCATCGGGACCCTCCTCGGCGTCGTCGAGGACCACCGACGCATCGAACTCGGTGTCGGACACCGCGAGCAACTCGACGACCACGGTCTGCGCCTCGGAGTCCCAGCCCAGGCCCATGGTGCCGACCCGGAATTCGGCGTCCACCGGCATGACCAGCGGGCTGAGATCCTCGACTTCCCCGGTGTCGGGCGGAATCGGCGTGCCGAAGCGGCGATTGATCTCCAGCAGGAGCGCGGCGATCCGTTCCGCGAGCACCGCCACCTGCTGCTTTTCCAGAATCACCGAGATCACGCGCTTGTCGTGGACGGCCTGGAGATAGAAGGTCCGATTTCCCGGCTCACCGACGGTACCGGCCACGAAACGGTCGGGGGTGCGGAAGACGTGGATAGCGCGGGACATGGCAGTTCCAAAATACCGGGTCAGTCCGTCGAACCCCCGACGACGGCGTCGCCGGAAGGGACTTCTGGGGAGGCGGCCAGCGCCGAGTTCAGCGCCGGGCCGGTGTGGTTGACGTGAATCACGAAGGGCCGCAGCGCGGTATAGCGGATGACACTGACCGAGGCCGGATCGGCGTTGATGCGCTGGAAGCTGTCCAGGTGGGTGCCCAGCGCATCGGCCAGCACCGCTTTGATCACGTCACCGTGCGTGCACGCGATCCACAGGACGTCTGAGCCGTGCTCGTCGGCGAGCCTGCGGTCATGCTCGCGCACCGCGGCCACGGCACGGGCCTGCACCGCGGCCAGACCTTCGCCGTCAGGGAACACCGCCGCGCTGGGTTGCTGCTGCACCACCGCCCACAACGGCTCCTTGACCAGCTCACCGATCTTGCGGCCGGTCCACGATCCGTAGTCGACCTCGCTGATCCGCTCGTCGACGACGGGTTGTACACGCAGCGCGGCGGCCAACGGTTCCACGGTGCGTTCACAACGCAGCAGCGGGGAGCGCACGATCGCCCGGATCGGGAGCGCGCCGACGCGCTCCACCAGCGCTTGGGCTTGTTCGCGACCCCGGTCGTCCAGGTCGACTCCGGCCGACCTGCCGGCCAGGGTGTGCGCAGTGTTGGACGTGGAGCGGCCGTGCCGCACCAACAGCACGGTCATATCGGCGCCACCACCCCGGTCACGAGCAGGATCAGTACCACCACGCCGAGAATCATCCGGTATCCGACGAACCAATACATGCTGTGCCGGACCAGGAAGCGCAGGAACCAGGCGACCGCGGCGAAGCCGACCACGAAGGTGATCAGCACCGAGATCAGCAGCTGGGGTCCGGTGGCGCTCATCCCCTCCCCGGACGGCGCGAACGCATCCGGTAACGAGAACAGGCCGGACGCGAACACCGCCGGGATGGCCAGCAGAAAACCGAAGCGGGCGGCCACTTCCCGCTTCATGCCCAGGAAGAGCCCGGCACTGATCGTGGCCCCTGACCGGGACACACCCGGCAACAGCGCCAGACACTGGGCCAGGCCCACCAACACGGCGTCCTTCCAGGTCAGCTTCTCGATTCGGCGACTTTGTCGGCCGACGTACTCGGCGGCGGCGATCACCAGCGAGAACACCACCAGCGCGGTGGCGATCAGCCATAGATTGCGGGCGCCGGTGCGGATGTGGTCCTTGAGCAGCAGACCGAAGAAGCTGATCGGGATGGTGCCGATGATCACCCACCAGCCCAACCAGTAGTCGGCGTTGCGTCGGGCGGCGTCGAAGAGCCCGCCGAACCAGGCGGTGACGATGCGTCCGATGTCGCGCGCAAAGTACAGAATGACCGCGGCCTCGGTGCCGAGCTGGCTGACCGCGGTGAACGAGGCACCGGCGTCGCCGTTGAAGAACACCCGCGACACGATGGCAA from Mycobacterium sp. SMC-4 includes:
- the metH gene encoding methionine synthase is translated as MEGAHVNAVESNTSGSTTFVPNIRPDCTDELTAALRQRIVVIDGAMGTAIQRDRPDEAGYRGERFKDWPSDLVGNNDLLNLTQPHIIEGIHREYLQAGADILETNTFNANAISMSDYDMAELSYELNYVGAALARAACDEFSTPDKPRYVAGTLGPTTRTASISPDVNDPGARNVSYDQLVAAYLEAANGLVDGGSDIILIETIFDSLNAKAAVFAVETLFENRGRRWPVIISGTITDASGRTLSGQVTEAFWNAIRHAKPIAVGLNCALGAPEMRPYIAEMARIADTFVSCYPNAGLPNAFGEYDESPQRQAGYIAEFAEAGLVNLVGGCCGTAPPHIAEIAKVVEGKPPRKLPEIPVATRLSGLEPLNITDDSLFVNIGERTNITGSARFRNLIKAEDYDTALSVALQQVEVGAQVIDINMDEGMIDGVAAMDRFTKLIAAEPDISRVPVMIDSSKWEVIEAGLKNVQGKPIVNSISLKEGEEKFIREAQLCRKYGAAVVVMAFDEQGQADNLERRKEICGRAYRILTEEVGFPAEDIIFDPNCFALATGIEEHATYGIDFIEACAWIKENLPGVHISGGISNVSFSFRGNNPVREAIHAVFLFHAIKAGLDMGIVNAGALVPYDSIDPELRDRIEDVVLNRRDDAAERLLEIAERFNTKNSGEVEDKAAAQWRSLPVRERITHALVKGIDAHVDDDTEELRAEIAAAGGRPIEVIEGPLMDGMNVVGDLFGAGKMFLPQVVKSARVMKKAVAYLLPYIEAEKEELAAAGASAATGNEKAAKDTNGTIIMATVKGDVHDIGKNIVGVVLQCNNFEVIDLGVMVPAQKILDAAKEHDADIIGLSGLITPSLDEMVNFAVEMEREGLEIPLLIGGATTSRAHTAVKVAPRRSGPVVWVKDASRSVPVAAALLDERQRGSLLEATAKDYASLRERHAQKNERPMLTLEKARANRTPIEWEGYVPPVPAQGLGVREFEDYDLAELREYIDWQPFFNAWEMKGRFPDILNNPASGETARKLYDDAQEMLDTLIKEKWLTANGVIGFFPANAVGDDVEVYTDETRTQVLTTLHNLRQQGQHRDGIPNRSLGDYVAPKDTGLADYVGAFAVTAGLGSHDKIAEFKAAHDDYNAILLESLADRLAEAFAERMHQRVRKEFWGYQPDEQLDNEALIGEKYVGIRPAPGYPACPEHTEKATLFDLMDVKERTGIELTESMAMWPGAAVSGWYFSHPQSQYFVVGRLAQDQVADYARRKGWTLVEAERWLAPNLGYNPED
- a CDS encoding histidine phosphatase family protein; translation: MTVLLVRHGRSTSNTAHTLAGRSAGVDLDDRGREQAQALVERVGALPIRAIVRSPLLRCERTVEPLAAALRVQPVVDERISEVDYGSWTGRKIGELVKEPLWAVVQQQPSAAVFPDGEGLAAVQARAVAAVREHDRRLADEHGSDVLWIACTHGDVIKAVLADALGTHLDSFQRINADPASVSVIRYTALRPFVIHVNHTGPALNSALAASPEVPSGDAVVGGSTD
- the mshC gene encoding cysteine--1-D-myo-inosityl 2-amino-2-deoxy-alpha-D-glucopyranoside ligase, with product MQSWSAPSVPVLPGKGPQLRLYDSADRQIRPVTPGATATMYVCGITPYDATHLGHAATYLTFDLVHRVLLDLGHQVHYVQNITDVDDPLFERAQRDGIGWRELADRETDLFREDMAAMRVMPPHDYVAATEAVAEVIEVVEKLLAAGAAYVVDDPQYPDVYFHAGATVQFGYESGYDRDTMLELFAERGGDPERPGKSDPLDALLWRSARPDEPSWPSPFGPGRPGWHVECAAIALSRIGTGLDIQGGGSDLIFPHHEFSAAHAECVTGERRFARHYVHAGMIGWDGHKMSKSRGNLVLVSALRRDGVDPSAVRLGLLAGHYREDRFWSPDVLDDANRRLHRWRSATALTGAPDAGDLVARVRRYLADDLDTPKALAAVDGWTTDALSYGGHDETAGATVATAVDALLGVQL
- a CDS encoding undecaprenyl-diphosphate phosphatase, translated to MSWLQVIVLSVVQGLTEFLPVSSSGHLAIVSRVFFNGDAGASFTAVSQLGTEAAVILYFARDIGRIVTAWFGGLFDAARRNADYWLGWWVIIGTIPISFFGLLLKDHIRTGARNLWLIATALVVFSLVIAAAEYVGRQSRRIEKLTWKDAVLVGLAQCLALLPGVSRSGATISAGLFLGMKREVAARFGFLLAIPAVFASGLFSLPDAFAPSGEGMSATGPQLLISVLITFVVGFAAVAWFLRFLVRHSMYWFVGYRMILGVVVLILLVTGVVAPI
- a CDS encoding 3'(2'),5'-bisphosphate nucleotidase CysQ encodes the protein MTHTDAALAAEVAAQAGELLLAMREQIGYWDPYDLGDAGDRRANTLILDRLRRERPQDAVLSEEATDDLARVEADRVWIVDPVDGTHEYSMPGRADWAVHIALWQRRDGGGAITDAAVALPARGEVYRSDTVVGPPPRADGPIRITASANRPPAVLWYLRDHLDIQLVRIGSAGAKAMAVVRGEVDAYIHAGGQWEWDSAAPAGVLWAAGMHASRIDGSPLVYNRRDPYLPDLLMCRPELAPVLLEAIWSAYRNR
- a CDS encoding DUF3090 domain-containing protein, yielding MSRAIHVFRTPDRFVAGTVGEPGNRTFYLQAVHDKRVISVILEKQQVAVLAERIAALLLEINRRFGTPIPPDTGEVEDLSPLVMPVDAEFRVGTMGLGWDSEAQTVVVELLAVSDTEFDASVVLDDAEEGPDAVRVFLTPESARQFATRSNRVISAGRPPCPLCEEPLDPEGHICVRTNGYRRGALGGGAEDDDIA
- a CDS encoding patatin-like phospholipase family protein encodes the protein MAHHQADLVLSGGGVKGIGLVGAAAALVEAGYRPRRISGTSAGALVGAVLAAATRSGALSVTQLTELAMGLDYREFLDPGPVERLPLIGPAWGALSGGGIYRGDALRRWVADRLAEFGVTTFADLALDDPTLPPEQRYRLVVTVADVTLGQLVRLPWDYQRIYGLDPDEQSIADAVRASTAIPFFYRPEELTSADGRTSRLVDGGLLSNFPIDSLDRTDGESPRWPTFGITLLPDLPAENAAVIPALHPLHVFGPTLLEQVVTTILVGRDQAHLNQPWVSARTVRVDTSSVGVLNFDLSEQDKRSLYGKGWEAAEEFLTSWDWDDYLSRFRQR
- a CDS encoding SCO1664 family protein, whose protein sequence is MTTLPEPATGDGAVLQSGELTVIGRIRSASNATFLCEATLADRSVHCVYKPVAGEAPLWDFPDGTLAGRERGAYLVSAALGWNLVPYTIIRDGPAGLGMLQRWVEQPTDTEDTEDAEATAGPDLVDLVPAGSVPVGFLPVLQAYDYAGNEVTLVHADDDRLRRLAVFDVLINNADRKGGHVLCGVDGNVYGVDHGVTLHVEDKLRTVLWGWAGKPIDDAVLADVGCLQQALAGPLGAELRAHLTSAEVAALRARVVGLLQNPVMPTPDRRRPIPWPAF
- a CDS encoding PAC2 family protein, which produces MTPSDFRGPKRSDLPDLRDTIVVAAFEGWNDAGDAASDALEHLDAIWHAETIVEIDDEAYYDYQVNRPVIRQVDGVTRELVWPSMRIAYCRPPGSDRDIVLMHGVEPNMRWRTFCAELLAIADKLNVQTVVILGALLADTPHTRPVPVSGSAYSSDSAKTFGLEETRYEGPTGIAGVFQDACVQAGIPAVTFWAAVPHYVSQPPSPKATVALLRRVEDVLDVEVPLADLPAQAEEWEQAVSEMTAEDDEIAEYVQSLEERGDAEIDVNEAMGKIDGDALAAEFERYLRRRGR